TTCATGCTTCTGGCTCGTGATGCCGAACGCAATGCTGTTGACTGTTGTGCGCGGTGCCGGAAGATTGGGGCGGTAGCGCGCCAGTTGCAAAAGAGTACGGTCGATTCCAAGCACAGTGGCTTCATCGCTTTCGGTGGGGAAAAGGGGCAGCGAGATCATGCGCCATTTATTCACCCCTGAAATATTCCATGAGGCATTTACGGCGGCGTTGCCCGGTGCCGTTTCGAGAATTACCGCGAGGCTTTGCGTCTGCCCACCATAATACGACCACGCGCCGTTGCGGAAGAACGATTTGGCCGCAGCACCATCGGTTGGCGTGAGCGTGAATCGCGTTTTTACGGCTTGTGCGCTGGGATAAGCGCTTCCATCAGCGAACGCTCCGCGTGCCAGCGTCCGGCTGCTGGTGCGATTCGTCGTGGCAATCGAGATGCTCCCTTTGGTGCCGTTGACGACCGCTCCGTAAAAACCGCTGGGCGAATTGGTGGTGCCTGCAACGCCGTAGGGGAAAATGGCTTCACTTTGCGCTTCGCCCGCGACAACGACAATGCGAATGCGCGCTTGTTCGGGCGTGCCGGTGCCGGTGAATCCAATCACGGGAATCTCATCGACGGGCACATTCTGGCTATTAAGTTCCGATTCGCCCAACGAGTTGAAAATCGCCTGCCCATCGTTTTGAAGTTCTTCAGAAAGCGTCGAAATATTGACGTTGTTTTCGTTGAACGCGCCGATAGTGCCGGATCCCGAAATGGGCCGTTCATCGCCGTTGGAATAAGTACGGTAGCGTTGAGCGATACCGAAAAACACACTGCGCGTGTCGCCCGAAGTGAGGTTCGGCTGTGGCACGACGGCGAGCCACAATTTTTCACCGGTCGTAATCGCCGTATCGAGAACGAACTGGCGTCGATACCAATCGGCGAAATTCAAGCCTTCAATAGTTGGGACAATGCTGGCGGCCACGGCTTTGAGCGCCGGTGTATCGCCGCCAATCGACGGGCTTGAGCCAAGGCGCGCGTAGTAGCCGGTGTTCATGCGGCGGAAAAAGTCGCGGTTTTCGACCCATACTTTAAGCCACGCCGCTTGCGCCATGCCCGCGCGATAAAAGCCGAGGTTAGGCGAAGTGCCTTGCGAAAAGAAGAATGGATTGCCGAGTTCAGGCCGGTTGAGCAGATCGTAAATCGGAAGCAGGTAAACGCCTAGCGACGACGGATCGAAGGTCGATGACGGATGCAACTGATAAGAAAGGACAAGCGCCGCCGCATCACTAAAGCCGAGTTCCCAGGCATCGAAAGCGAAAATCTTCGCGCCATGAAATGCAATCAGCATTTGTCGCGCGAGGTTGTATTCATTGATGCGCAACGCTTCTGCGTTACTCAGGCTGCTATCGCCTGTAATCGGATCGTAGCGAATCGTGCCGCCGTTGGTATCTGTCGTGGTGCAACCGCCGCTCGATCTGGCCGGCGGCAATTCATACAAACCGTCGCCTGCCGAAGCATCGAGGCGCACTTCGACCGTACAATTTTGCTGGGCCTGAACCGGATCGCCATAAAGCGCAGTCATCAGCGGATAGGCTTTGTCGCGGAACGCCTGAAACTCGGTAATCTGCCGCGAAGTAAAGCCGGTGAACTTGAACCGTAAGGGAGACACCGCACGGGTGGTTGAACGCGTTGTCGTGGACGAAGTAGAACTGGAAGAAGTCGTTGGCTCGGGCAAGGCACCATCGCGGGTATAAGCGGCAATACGCGGGCGCGAAAGCGGAGTCCTTGGCCCTAAAACGCGCATGGCGCGCAGTTGCCGCTCCAGCTTTTTGCGGGCCATTTTAGAAATTGTCGCTTTCTCAACGGCAGCGACCCGGCGCGCGGCGACGGTTCTCGCGTCGCCCGAGGCTTCAATCGAAATCACGCCGGGAAAACCGTGAGCGACGGCTCCAGAGCGTTCGTTCTCGCTCGCGGAAACGGCAGAAGCGGGCGCGCTCCCGGAAGTTTCGTCGGCGCGAAGGCCGCCAGCGAGTACGGTCGAAAGGGAGGCAAGGGCAAGCAAAAGTCGGAATTTCATAGGGAAACGGCGATTAGACACCAAAGCGACGTGGCTGTGGCACGACAAAGCGCAACATCAAGGCGTGAACCGGCCAGATGAGTAACGCATGAGAAAGCATGGCGGCACCGGTTTTCTGGGCGAGGAAGCCAAAAGAAAACTCGGTCGGTGCCATGATGAAGAAGAGTAAAGCTGCGCCTGCGGTTGCTCCAGCGGCGCACAGGGGCGGTGCGAGGGGATTGTCGCGTGAAAAGCCCTTGTCGAATAATCCGATGACGCCGCCTGCAACAAGACGCGAAAGCGCGAACGAACCGATGCTCGTTGGAACGTAAACGCCCATCAGCAAACCGGCGGCAAGGCCGTAGCCCGCGCCCCATTCCCAACCGAGAAGCAAGCCAATCGAAACCACGGTAAGAAGCGGCAAATCGATGTGCGCGCCGAAGGGCGTCACGCGCGCGAAAAGCGTCGTTTGCAGCACAATTGCAAGCAGCAGCGCGAGCCAGATTCTTCCTGTCGGTTGGTCTTGCATAAGAAGGTACGGTCGAAATCGACTGTACTTATATTAAGAATTCGCGCCGGTGCGCACCGCAACAACCGAAAGACGGTCGAACGAAACCGCCGGATCGACCCACGCCGTCAGTTGAGAATAATTCTTGTCGCGTTCGACTTTTGTCACACGCCCGATAACAAGGCCGCGCGGGAAAATTTGCGAATCGCCAGAAGTAAATACAACATCGCCTTCGCGCACATCGGCGCGGAAATCGAGATACGACAATCGACACAGGCCTTCGCCGGTTCCTTTCACGACACCGCGCGCTGCTGTGCGCCCGACCATCGCGCCCACACCTGCCGCGCGATCTGTCAGCAATTTGACGTTGCAGGTAAACGGCCCGACGCTATCGACCTGACCGATGGCGCCCTGCGGCGTAAACACCGCGTCTTTCTCGCGCACGCCGCTTCTCGAGCCTATACCAAGCGTAATGCTGCGTGCATAATCGGTGGCGTTGAGTGAAACCACAGCCGCGCTGCGAATAACGCCGCCGCCCGTTTTCGGCATTTGAAGCAATGCGCGCAATTCGCGGTTCTCGCGTTCGTAGCGCGCAAGCCGCTGCGATTGTGCCCGCAAACCTTCGACTTCGCGGCGCAAACGG
This DNA window, taken from Abditibacteriaceae bacterium, encodes the following:
- the mreC gene encoding rod shape-determining protein MreC — protein: MRRSSPVVLLVFLLALCAFVVAWSRLSRSRGGQAAPAGAVQATLQWPQRAVLAVGDWAGDVGRTLFRRGGTVADNDRLRREVEGLRAQSQRLARYERENRELRALLQMPKTGGGVIRSAAVVSLNATDYARSITLGIGSRSGVREKDAVFTPQGAIGQVDSVGPFTCNVKLLTDRAAGVGAMVGRTAARGVVKGTGEGLCRLSYLDFRADVREGDVVFTSGDSQIFPRGLVIGRVTKVERDKNYSQLTAWVDPAVSFDRLSVVAVRTGANS